A single window of Chlamydiota bacterium DNA harbors:
- a CDS encoding helix-hairpin-helix domain-containing protein → MRPARILCAAAAVLLCTAHSAFCLVDINTATAVELETLPGIGPVLARRIIESRPYETIEELTRVKGIGSKSFARLKNQITVGALFPAGNQPSATEEKGGGASVPTYRVDTYMELTCYRCKNKFKVSGELKTGWCPYCGTRLAVR, encoded by the coding sequence ATGAGACCGGCGAGGATCTTGTGCGCAGCGGCGGCGGTTCTGCTCTGCACCGCCCATTCCGCCTTCTGTCTCGTCGACATCAATACCGCCACGGCGGTCGAGCTCGAGACCCTTCCGGGCATAGGACCCGTGCTGGCCCGACGGATCATCGAGAGCAGGCCCTACGAGACCATCGAGGAGCTCACCCGCGTGAAGGGCATCGGCTCGAAGTCGTTCGCGCGATTGAAGAACCAGATCACCGTGGGCGCCCTCTTCCCCGCCGGGAATCAGCCGTCTGCCACGGAGGAGAAGGGGGGCGGGGCTTCGGTCCCGACCTACCGCGTCGACACCTACATGGAGCTCACCTGCTACCGCTGCAAAAACAAGTTCAAGGTCTCGGGCGAACTGAAGACCGGCTGGTGCCCCTACTGCGGGACGCGGCTGGCGGTGCGCTAG
- a CDS encoding ATP-grasp domain-containing protein, translating to MKKLKITVLYDRTPDQSDEKEYQIAMSGEGDEASHHLVEYLGKLGHEMRLYGVYDDVKGLIAELEQHPHDIVFNLCESFRRDSAMEFSVPALLDMLNVPYTGSGPSALLLAQNKGLTKKLLAFHGIWSADFAVYPRGQFDIRPSKLRFPLIVKPLTEDASIGIAESSVVKNDEALASRIAYVHEKIGCGALVEEYIEGRELFVGVLGNEKPVVLPPVELDFSKSTNDKLRVYSFKAKFDSGYRDKWGIQSVFSKDLKKETLATIEGICTTAYQALGLRDYGRLDLMLAPDGALYVIEVNPNPNIAENEDLPNAAEQIGLAYTDFAEKIIRLALDRYRAKL from the coding sequence GTGAAGAAGCTGAAGATAACCGTCCTCTACGACCGCACCCCGGATCAGTCCGACGAGAAGGAGTACCAGATCGCCATGTCCGGGGAGGGGGACGAGGCCAGCCACCACCTCGTCGAGTACCTCGGCAAGCTCGGCCACGAGATGCGCCTCTACGGGGTCTACGACGACGTGAAGGGGCTCATCGCCGAGCTCGAGCAGCACCCGCACGACATCGTCTTCAACCTGTGCGAGTCGTTCCGCCGGGATTCCGCGATGGAGTTCAGCGTCCCCGCGCTCCTCGACATGCTGAACGTGCCCTACACCGGCTCGGGCCCTTCGGCGCTGTTGCTCGCGCAGAACAAGGGGCTCACCAAGAAGCTCCTCGCCTTCCACGGCATCTGGTCGGCCGACTTCGCCGTCTACCCGCGCGGGCAGTTCGACATTCGGCCCTCGAAGCTCCGCTTCCCGCTCATCGTCAAGCCGCTCACCGAGGACGCCTCCATCGGCATCGCCGAGAGCTCCGTGGTGAAGAACGACGAGGCGCTCGCGAGCCGGATCGCCTACGTGCACGAGAAGATCGGGTGCGGGGCGCTCGTCGAGGAGTACATCGAGGGGCGGGAGCTGTTCGTCGGCGTGCTCGGCAACGAGAAGCCGGTCGTGCTCCCGCCGGTCGAGCTCGACTTCAGCAAGTCCACGAACGACAAGCTGCGGGTCTACTCGTTCAAGGCGAAGTTCGACTCCGGCTACCGGGACAAGTGGGGGATCCAGTCGGTATTCTCGAAGGATTTGAAAAAGGAGACGCTCGCGACCATCGAGGGGATCTGCACGACCGCCTACCAAGCGCTCGGGCTGCGCGACTACGGGCGGCTGGATCTGATGCTCGCCCCCGACGGGGCGCTCTACGTGATCGAGGTGAATCCGAACCCGAACATCGCCGAGAACGAGGACCTCCCCAACGCCGCGGAGCAGATCGGCCTCGCCTACACCGACTTCGCCGAGAAGATCATCCGCCTCGCCCTCGACAGGTACAGAGCCAAGCTGTGA
- a CDS encoding radical SAM protein codes for MRLGLVFNPFSYKLHEENLRVVQRFFGLFPPLSLAWVASIAEKAGHEVVIVDARTLRLSKEEVLARLKEFSPDIIGFMMTTYMFRETLEWIRFLKAGLKVPVVVGGYNLRVYPRESVAPEEIDFGVVEHAYHTIPALLSELSGGRRFGDVPGLVYKENGRLIVTPHDLPIDFDLFPAPARHLLPNDRYAEFLTERRNFTVMVTSLGCPRRCLFCEAGGTRYAPRTPATVVEEMEECYLRHGVREIDIFDYEFPCLRSRALEICGRLKEKRFDLEWACRARVDSVDETLLREMRDAGCRRIYYGLESGSQEILDRIHKGITLAQIEDTVRMTREMGIRPLGFFLIGAPGETRETIRQTLRFAKRLNLDYVQFSKMLAKPLTPLWKRLVEETGYDYWREYILGLAEERVLPRPWTSLTNEEIDRLARKAYLRYHARPGFLLRSTLKVRSWSEFKRKARALLEMRFSQEKISAPAPAFAVYDDDAAALPH; via the coding sequence ATGCGCCTCGGGCTCGTCTTCAACCCGTTTTCCTACAAGCTGCACGAGGAGAACCTCAGGGTCGTCCAGCGGTTCTTCGGCCTCTTCCCCCCGCTGAGTCTCGCCTGGGTCGCGAGCATCGCCGAGAAGGCCGGGCACGAGGTCGTCATCGTCGACGCCCGCACGCTCCGCCTCTCGAAGGAGGAGGTCCTCGCCCGCCTGAAGGAGTTTTCCCCGGACATCATCGGCTTCATGATGACGACGTACATGTTCAGGGAGACGCTCGAGTGGATACGCTTCCTCAAGGCGGGCCTCAAGGTCCCCGTGGTCGTCGGCGGCTACAACCTCCGCGTCTACCCGCGCGAGTCGGTCGCCCCGGAGGAGATTGACTTCGGCGTGGTCGAGCACGCCTACCATACCATCCCCGCGCTCCTCTCCGAGCTTTCGGGGGGGAGGCGCTTCGGGGACGTCCCCGGCCTCGTCTACAAGGAGAACGGCCGCCTGATCGTCACCCCGCACGATCTTCCGATCGACTTCGACCTGTTCCCCGCCCCCGCGCGTCACCTCCTCCCCAACGACCGGTACGCCGAGTTCCTGACCGAGCGGAGGAACTTCACCGTGATGGTCACGTCGCTCGGCTGTCCCCGGCGGTGCCTCTTCTGCGAGGCGGGGGGGACGCGCTACGCCCCGCGGACCCCCGCCACGGTGGTCGAGGAGATGGAGGAGTGCTACCTCCGGCACGGGGTCAGGGAGATCGACATCTTCGACTACGAGTTCCCCTGCCTCCGCTCGCGGGCGCTCGAGATCTGCGGGCGGCTGAAGGAGAAGCGGTTCGACCTCGAGTGGGCGTGCCGCGCCCGCGTCGACTCGGTGGACGAGACGCTCCTGCGCGAGATGCGGGATGCCGGGTGCCGCCGAATCTACTACGGGCTCGAATCCGGCTCGCAGGAGATACTGGACCGGATCCACAAGGGGATCACGCTCGCGCAGATCGAGGATACGGTCAGGATGACGCGCGAGATGGGGATACGGCCGCTCGGCTTCTTCCTGATCGGGGCGCCGGGTGAGACGCGGGAGACGATCCGGCAGACGCTCCGCTTCGCGAAGCGCCTCAACCTCGACTACGTGCAGTTCTCCAAGATGCTCGCCAAGCCGCTCACGCCGCTCTGGAAACGGCTCGTGGAGGAGACCGGGTACGATTACTGGCGCGAGTACATCCTCGGCCTCGCCGAGGAACGGGTCCTGCCGCGCCCGTGGACCTCCCTCACGAACGAGGAGATCGACCGGCTCGCCCGGAAGGCGTACCTGCGCTACCACGCGCGTCCCGGCTTCCTGCTGCGCTCGACGCTGAAGGTCAGGTCATGGAGCGAGTTCAAGCGGAAGGCGCGGGCGCTGCTCGAGATGCGGTTCAGCCAGGAAAAGATCTCCGCGCCGGCGCCCGCCTTCGCGGTCTACGACGACGACGCGGCGGCGCTGCCGCACTGA
- a CDS encoding YifB family Mg chelatase-like AAA ATPase, with the protein MLARVCSGAVHGVEAYPIEAEVDVSGGLPAVVIVGLPDAAVKESRDRVRTAVQNSGFLFPEGRLTVNLAPADVKKEGPSFDLPIAVGMLAADGQLRSERLADLLILGELALDGSVRPVRGVLPIALAARRAGKRGIVVPADNVAEAAVVEGLDVYPVGTLLSLVKFICGEEAIAPVRLDLAEIFRGARGYPVDFSDVKGQAHAKRALEVAAAGGHNIIMIGPPGSGKTMLARRLPTIIPEMTLDEALETTKIHSIAGLLGPGTALVATRPFRNPHHSISDAGLIGGGAHPRPGEVSLAHNGTLFLDELPEFRRNVLELLRQPIEDGRVNISRALGTVTYPSRFVLAAAMNPCPCGYFTDPRRACRCSATQIQQYMSRVSGPLLDRIDLHVEVPAVRYRELSGEGGGEGSEAMRGRVEAARRRQLARLRDDGIHCNAEMGHRQIRRHCVPDAEGQELLRKAITELGLSARAYDRALKVSRTIADLEGAEAIAPDHVSEAIQYRVLDRQLWM; encoded by the coding sequence ATGCTCGCCAGGGTCTGCTCCGGGGCCGTCCACGGGGTCGAGGCGTACCCGATCGAGGCCGAGGTCGATGTCTCGGGCGGCCTTCCGGCGGTGGTCATCGTCGGCCTCCCCGACGCGGCGGTGAAGGAGTCCCGTGACCGGGTCAGGACCGCCGTCCAGAACTCCGGCTTCCTCTTCCCCGAGGGGCGGCTCACCGTAAATCTGGCCCCCGCCGACGTCAAGAAGGAGGGGCCCAGTTTCGACCTCCCCATCGCGGTCGGGATGCTCGCCGCCGACGGCCAGCTGCGCAGCGAGCGCCTCGCCGATCTCCTCATCCTCGGCGAACTCGCGCTCGACGGTAGCGTCCGGCCGGTGCGGGGGGTGCTGCCGATCGCCCTCGCCGCCCGGCGCGCGGGGAAGCGGGGGATCGTCGTCCCCGCCGACAATGTCGCCGAGGCGGCGGTCGTCGAGGGGCTCGATGTCTACCCGGTCGGCACGCTCCTCTCGCTCGTGAAGTTCATCTGCGGCGAGGAGGCGATCGCGCCCGTCAGGCTCGACCTCGCCGAGATCTTCCGCGGCGCGCGCGGCTACCCGGTGGACTTCTCGGACGTGAAGGGGCAGGCGCACGCCAAGCGCGCCCTCGAGGTCGCCGCCGCCGGGGGGCACAACATCATCATGATCGGCCCCCCCGGCTCCGGGAAGACGATGCTCGCCCGGCGGCTCCCGACGATCATCCCCGAGATGACGCTCGACGAGGCGCTCGAGACGACGAAGATCCACTCGATCGCCGGGCTCCTCGGCCCCGGCACCGCGCTCGTCGCGACGCGCCCCTTCAGGAATCCCCACCACTCGATCTCCGACGCGGGGCTCATCGGCGGCGGCGCGCATCCGCGCCCCGGCGAGGTGAGCCTTGCGCACAACGGCACCCTCTTCCTCGACGAGCTCCCCGAGTTCAGGAGGAACGTGCTCGAGCTCCTCCGCCAACCGATCGAGGACGGCCGCGTGAACATCTCTCGCGCCCTCGGCACCGTCACCTATCCGTCCCGCTTCGTCCTCGCCGCCGCGATGAACCCATGCCCGTGCGGGTATTTCACCGATCCGCGTCGTGCGTGCCGGTGCTCGGCCACGCAGATCCAGCAGTACATGTCGCGCGTATCGGGGCCTCTGCTGGACCGGATCGACCTGCACGTGGAGGTGCCGGCGGTGAGGTACCGGGAGCTGTCGGGGGAGGGAGGGGGGGAGGGATCGGAGGCGATGCGTGGTCGCGTGGAGGCGGCGCGGCGGCGGCAGCTGGCGCGTCTCCGGGATGACGGGATCCACTGCAACGCCGAGATGGGGCACCGGCAGATACGGCGTCACTGCGTTCCGGATGCGGAGGGACAGGAGCTCCTGAGGAAGGCGATCACGGAGCTGGGGCTCTCGGCACGGGCCTACGACCGGGCGCTCAAGGTCTCCCGCACCATCGCGGACCTGGAGGGCGCGGAGGCCATCGCCCCCGACCACGTCTCCGAAGCGATCCAGTACCGCGTGCTGGACCGCCAGCTCTGGATGTGA
- a CDS encoding PAS domain S-box protein: MPRRARAAGKAGDAHHAVVRERAQLLSIFDGIDEVVYISDPRTHEILYLNGAARAVFGDAVGKKCYRAFQRRRTPCPFCTNRIIFHKRPGEPHIWEFQNLRNRRWYRCIDKAIPWPDGRLVRYEMALDVTDMKQAEEALRSSEKRYRATIDSLAEAIHMVGPDLRIILANRAFTVWAARMGLRGGLVGRTVRTAFPFLPATVEEEYRNVFRTGRMLRTEERCLIHGRETITETRKIPVLEEGKTVHVITAISNITARRKAEEAIRRSEKKYRSLMEGANDAIFLADENGMLLEVNRRAIELVGRSRRELLGTHITRLHPPEERDRIVAAFREIAERGAGSAGDVTILCGNGKTVPVEISVSAIRHGGATLMHAIMRDVSERKRIEAMRDLLLRDVTHELKTPIAMMKMAHAMANEALAARDLEGVRRAEGIAARNLAFLARDVGNILGMCWLRGGTLILKPAPLSLGGIAGEIAEEMRDRLRLGGVGLEVRIKRGADRITAERRMIRTLLYNLVDNALKFTRRGKVTIGASRTGGWVTLTVRDTGIGIASAAREEVFTPFYKKNPAMQGTGLGLPICREIAKLHGGTVRISSNGRRKGTTVAVRLAVRPAASRRAGKGGVR; encoded by the coding sequence GTGCCGCGACGCGCGCGGGCCGCCGGAAAGGCGGGGGACGCTCACCATGCGGTCGTCCGCGAGCGGGCGCAGCTCCTCTCCATCTTCGACGGCATCGACGAGGTGGTCTACATCAGCGATCCCCGCACGCACGAGATCCTCTACCTCAACGGGGCCGCGCGGGCGGTCTTCGGAGACGCCGTCGGGAAGAAGTGCTACCGGGCCTTCCAGCGCCGCCGCACGCCCTGCCCGTTCTGCACCAACCGGATCATCTTCCACAAACGGCCCGGGGAACCGCACATCTGGGAGTTCCAGAACCTGCGGAACCGGCGCTGGTACCGCTGCATCGACAAGGCGATCCCCTGGCCGGACGGGAGGCTCGTGCGCTATGAGATGGCGCTCGACGTCACCGATATGAAACAGGCCGAGGAGGCGCTGCGGTCCTCCGAGAAGAGATACCGCGCCACCATCGATTCCCTCGCCGAGGCGATCCACATGGTCGGTCCGGACCTGCGGATCATCCTCGCCAACAGGGCGTTCACGGTTTGGGCCGCCCGGATGGGGCTGCGGGGCGGGCTGGTCGGCAGGACGGTGCGCACGGCATTCCCGTTCCTCCCCGCCACCGTGGAGGAGGAGTACCGGAATGTCTTCCGCACGGGGAGGATGCTGCGCACCGAGGAGCGGTGCCTGATCCACGGGCGGGAGACGATCACCGAGACGCGCAAGATCCCGGTGCTCGAGGAGGGGAAGACGGTTCACGTCATCACCGCCATCAGCAACATCACCGCCAGGCGGAAGGCCGAGGAGGCGATCCGGCGCTCCGAGAAGAAATACCGATCTCTGATGGAGGGGGCGAACGACGCGATCTTCCTCGCCGATGAGAATGGTATGCTGCTTGAGGTAAACCGGCGGGCGATCGAGCTCGTCGGCCGCTCGAGACGGGAGCTTCTCGGCACGCACATCACCCGGCTTCACCCGCCGGAGGAGCGTGACCGCATCGTGGCGGCGTTCCGGGAGATCGCGGAACGCGGCGCCGGCTCCGCCGGCGACGTGACGATCCTTTGCGGAAACGGCAAGACCGTCCCGGTGGAGATCTCGGTGAGCGCGATACGGCACGGCGGCGCGACGCTGATGCACGCGATCATGCGGGACGTCTCGGAGCGCAAAAGGATCGAGGCGATGAGGGACCTCCTGCTCCGGGACGTCACCCACGAGCTCAAGACCCCGATCGCCATGATGAAGATGGCGCACGCGATGGCAAACGAGGCGCTCGCCGCGCGCGACCTCGAGGGGGTGCGGAGGGCGGAGGGGATCGCCGCGCGGAATCTCGCGTTCCTCGCGCGGGACGTCGGCAACATCCTCGGGATGTGCTGGCTGCGCGGAGGGACGCTGATATTGAAGCCGGCGCCCCTCTCGCTCGGGGGGATCGCCGGGGAGATCGCGGAGGAGATGCGGGACCGGCTGCGCCTGGGGGGCGTCGGCCTGGAGGTGCGCATCAAGCGGGGGGCGGACCGGATCACGGCGGAACGGAGGATGATCAGGACGCTCCTCTACAACCTCGTGGACAACGCCCTCAAGTTCACCCGGCGCGGCAAGGTTACGATCGGCGCATCGCGAACGGGCGGATGGGTGACGCTCACCGTCAGGGACACGGGCATCGGCATCGCCTCGGCCGCGCGGGAGGAGGTCTTCACACCGTTTTACAAGAAGAACCCCGCGATGCAGGGCACCGGCCTCGGGCTCCCGATCTGCCGGGAGATCGCGAAGCTGCACGGGGGGACGGTGCGGATCTCTTCGAACGGGCGGAGGAAGGGGACCACCGTCGCGGTGCGGCTCGCCGTGCGTCCCGCCGCGTCGCGGCGGGCGGGAAAGGGAGGGGTGCGGTGA
- a CDS encoding tetratricopeptide repeat protein gives MKRFAVFIFVTLCAHGGAGADTVLVADFRAERDTLSLGLPYLVARVLNNVSGCQAILPDAPPQDVVARLYDTEGMPEFNEAARLRVEAGADRILLGRAAPSGAPGASTVFFYLAGADGSRPEAFGADIAEDGCIPALAEWAAGKIAPAPARTPPPMPPALLPVFSRGLRLLRAADPERAARALPADAHPRNADVRFLLGRAAALRRKPYAALQLFTEATNLDPSFASPAYREGLLWASLDRPSLAEAAFDRAARIQPSFFEALLESGILKTARGDFAAAEGTLRRALAMRPISAEARYRLADCLARAGRENQARALLADLVEARRDLGPARLLLARLLFQAGDYAAAEAQARAAARLMPNDPDARTLLADALSRQGGYNRHAEAAVQLQRAIWLRERGAGAAP, from the coding sequence ATGAAGAGATTCGCGGTCTTCATTTTCGTTACGCTCTGCGCGCACGGCGGCGCCGGCGCGGATACCGTGCTCGTCGCCGATTTCCGCGCGGAACGCGACACCCTCTCCCTCGGCCTCCCCTATCTCGTCGCCCGCGTCCTCAACAACGTTTCCGGCTGCCAGGCCATCCTCCCGGACGCCCCCCCCCAGGATGTCGTCGCGCGTCTCTACGATACGGAGGGGATGCCGGAGTTCAACGAAGCGGCGCGCCTTCGAGTCGAGGCCGGGGCCGACCGGATCCTGCTCGGGCGCGCCGCGCCCTCCGGCGCCCCGGGCGCCTCGACGGTCTTCTTCTACCTCGCGGGAGCGGACGGTTCCCGCCCGGAGGCGTTCGGCGCGGACATCGCGGAGGACGGCTGCATCCCGGCGCTCGCCGAGTGGGCCGCCGGCAAGATCGCCCCCGCCCCCGCCCGCACCCCCCCGCCGATGCCGCCGGCCCTGCTCCCCGTATTCTCGCGGGGGTTGAGACTGCTCCGTGCGGCGGATCCGGAACGCGCCGCGCGCGCGCTGCCCGCCGACGCCCATCCCCGGAACGCGGACGTCCGCTTCCTGCTCGGCCGCGCCGCGGCGCTCCGCCGGAAGCCGTACGCGGCCCTCCAGCTCTTCACCGAGGCGACGAACCTCGACCCGTCCTTCGCCTCCCCCGCCTACCGGGAGGGGCTGCTCTGGGCGTCGCTCGACCGCCCCTCGCTCGCAGAGGCGGCGTTCGACAGGGCCGCGCGGATCCAGCCGTCGTTCTTCGAGGCGCTCCTCGAATCGGGGATCCTGAAGACCGCGCGGGGGGATTTCGCCGCCGCGGAGGGGACGCTCCGCCGCGCGCTCGCGATGCGGCCGATAAGCGCCGAGGCGCGCTACCGCCTCGCCGACTGTCTCGCGCGGGCGGGGAGGGAGAACCAGGCGCGCGCCCTGCTTGCGGATCTCGTGGAAGCGCGGCGGGATCTCGGGCCGGCCCGCCTCCTCCTGGCCCGGCTGCTCTTCCAGGCGGGGGACTACGCCGCCGCGGAGGCGCAGGCGCGGGCTGCGGCGCGGCTCATGCCGAACGACCCCGACGCGCGCACCCTGCTCGCCGACGCCCTGTCGCGCCAGGGCGGCTACAACCGGCACGCGGAGGCGGCGGTGCAGCTGCAGAGGGCGATCTGGCTGAGGGAGAGGGGCGCGGGAGCGGCGCCTTGA
- a CDS encoding response regulator, which produces MKRVLIIDDDPDMQALYRYWLKGTRYRLDFAGDAARALRMLKGEPADLVITDVVMGGMDGETFVQRLREEGAEVPVLVVSVLPPDALPRACRAKQVHFLQKPVTGETLRATMERTMKKGRER; this is translated from the coding sequence GTGAAGCGCGTGCTGATCATCGACGACGACCCCGACATGCAGGCCCTCTATCGGTATTGGCTGAAGGGGACGCGCTATCGTCTCGACTTCGCGGGGGATGCGGCCCGCGCCCTCCGGATGCTGAAGGGGGAGCCCGCGGATCTGGTCATCACCGATGTGGTCATGGGGGGGATGGACGGGGAGACGTTCGTCCAGCGGCTGCGGGAGGAGGGGGCTGAGGTGCCGGTGCTCGTGGTCTCGGTACTCCCTCCGGACGCGCTTCCCCGCGCGTGTCGCGCGAAGCAGGTCCATTTCCTGCAGAAGCCGGTCACCGGCGAGACGCTCAGGGCGACGATGGAGAGAACGATGAAGAAGGGGAGGGAGCGATGA
- a CDS encoding polyprenol monophosphomannose synthase → MNKTIVLIGTYNEQENLAALVGEILALNAGLDILVIDDNSPDGTGRLADELAAAHPEVTVLHRPGKMGLGTAYVAGFRRALEHGYDRIVTMDADFSHEPGRLPGFLAAFATHDVVVGTRYMKGGGVVNWPPHRLILSRGGSIYTRLVTGMPLRDATGGFNAYRREVLETINLDSIRSEGYAFQIEMKFRAWKRGFRIAEMPIVFADRTRGKSKMSRRIFLEAIFTVWKMRFSSR, encoded by the coding sequence ATGAACAAAACGATTGTCCTCATCGGGACCTACAACGAGCAAGAGAACCTCGCCGCGCTCGTCGGGGAGATCCTCGCGCTCAACGCGGGCCTCGATATCCTCGTCATCGACGACAACTCCCCCGACGGCACCGGCCGCCTCGCCGACGAGCTCGCCGCGGCGCACCCGGAGGTCACCGTGCTGCATCGCCCCGGCAAGATGGGCCTCGGGACGGCGTACGTAGCGGGATTCCGGCGCGCCCTGGAGCATGGCTACGACCGAATCGTGACGATGGACGCCGACTTTTCGCACGAGCCGGGCCGCCTGCCGGGGTTCCTGGCCGCGTTCGCGACGCACGACGTCGTCGTGGGCACGCGGTACATGAAAGGCGGCGGAGTGGTGAACTGGCCCCCGCATCGCCTCATCCTGAGCCGGGGCGGGAGCATCTACACCCGCCTCGTCACCGGGATGCCGCTCCGCGACGCCACCGGCGGCTTCAACGCCTACCGCCGGGAGGTGCTCGAAACGATCAATCTCGATTCGATCCGTTCAGAGGGGTACGCGTTCCAGATCGAGATGAAGTTCCGCGCATGGAAGAGGGGCTTCCGCATCGCCGAGATGCCGATCGTCTTCGCGGATCGCACGCGCGGGAAGTCGAAGATGAGCAGGCGGATATTCCTCGAGGCGATCTTCACCGTCTGGAAGATGCGCTTCTCCTCCCGCTGA